One Nicotiana tomentosiformis chromosome 4, ASM39032v3, whole genome shotgun sequence genomic window carries:
- the LOC138910116 gene encoding uncharacterized protein encodes MATLRDEILAFKQEPNEPLHEIWERYRTMVTECPNNDMTEAMIQQTLYRGINTTNQCVVNQLAGRNFMTMPYAEACEILDEMADTSSAWQSRANVPQGDPNVIHPHKELHNHGQVIAELTTTMNQLAKAQLQQGQGPKKVNAMEGVSMMVNKRKQKGQQVQNRVEHFVQDDSGFDQDESYNEQEEEVQYVKNYQGQRNNSQGPSQQQWHSLGNQGNWNNQNHQGNWSGGNNNKGFQRPPMYQQPSNLPPYPSRGSSSSNNEMGRVENMFKQMIKKNADSYAQLASHNTSIQKLEVQLWQISQALNTRPKKALPSDTVVNPKGGNNTGYAMAVTTWSGKCGEATTSNQRRVMDDDVVIQEDEIPSNLVQANKEVRIEIDAWRRSKKK; translated from the exons atggctactcttcgggatgagattctagcattcaagcaagaacccaatgagcctttgcacgagatttgggagaGGTACCGTACCATGGTAAcagagtgcccgaataatgatatgactgaggctatgattcaacaaaccttatACCGGGGGATCAacactaccaatcaatgcgtggtcaaccaacttgctgGTAGGAATTTCATGACAATGCCATATgctgaagcttgtgaaatcttggatgaaatggcggatacttcatcggcatggcaaagtagagctaatgttcctcaaggtgatccaaatgtgattcacccaCACAAGGAATTACATAATCATGGGCAAGTAATTGCCGAGTTGACgaccacaatgaatcaattagccaaagctcaacttcaacaaggtCAAGGTCCTAAGAAAGTGAATGCAATGGAAGGTGTgagtatgatggtgaacaaaagaaagcaaaagggtcaacaagtacaaaaccgtGTGGAACactttgtgcaagatgatagtgggtttgaccaagacgaatcatacaatgagcaagaggaagaagtgcaatatgtgaaaaaCTATCAAGGACAAAGAAACAATTCTCAAGGCCCGAGTCAACAACAATGGCATTCTCTAggaaaccaaggaaattggaacaatcaaaaccaccaaggcaattggagtggtggtaacaacaataaag gctttcaaaggcccccgatgtatcaacaaccaagcaacctgcctccttatccgtcccgtggttctagctcttccaataatgagatgggacgagttgaaaatatgttcaaacagaTGATAAAGAAAAATGCCGACTCCtatgctcaactagcctctcacaacacttcaatccaaAAACTGGAGGTTCAATTAtggcaaatctcgcaagctttaaacactcgtcctaaaaaggcactacctagtgacacggtggtgaacccaaagggtgggaacaatacgggaTATGCCATGGCCGTAACCACATGGAGTGGAAAAtgtggggaggcaacaacctcaaaccaaagaagagttatggatgatgatgtagtgattcaagaagatgaaattccaagcaatTTGGTTCAAGCTAATAAAGAAGTGAGAATTGAGATTGATGCGTGGAGGAGATCCAAGAAGAAGTAA